The following is a genomic window from Nitrospirota bacterium.
CTGCAGAAAGTCGCGCTCCGGTGCCGTTAGCCCGTCCTTCAGGTAGACCGATACATCGAGACGGTCCCCGGCAGCGCTCACGACGGTGTGGAGGTTGATGAAAGCGAGGAGAAAGAACCCGACGATCAGCATGGCCATGCTGATCGTCCCCACGGCGAGCAGGTTCACCACGCTGTTGGATCGGAGGCCGCGAAAAGCCTCGGAGATATAGTAGAAGAGACCATACCCTTTCATAATGAACCGCTAGGCGCAGGGGGCATGGAACCGGGCGTCGTCGTTACCGTTACGCTTTGTGCTCCATGTTCTGTGCCTTCTTTCCTGCCTGCCTGCCATCGTCAGTCACCTTGCCCCGCTCCATCGTAATGATCCTGCGCTGCATCTTGCGGACCGTTTCCCAGTCGTGCGTCGCCACGACGACCGTCGTGCCTTTCATGTTGATGTCCCGGAACAGGCGGAACACGTCCTGCCCGCTCTGAGGGTCCAGGTTGCCCGTCGGTTCGTCGGCAAGAAGCACGAGCGGTTCGTTCACCAGTGCTCGCGCGACGGCGACCCGCTGCTGTTCACCGCCAGAGAGCTTCGGCGGCGTAAGCCGCATCTTCGAATCCATGCCGACCTTCTTGAGCACCTGGTAGGCCCGCCGCTCGATCTCGCCATAGGGCGCCCCCACTACCTTGAGGGCAAGAGCGATGTTCTCGAACACCGTCTTGTGAGAAAGGAGCTTGTAATCCTGGAAAACGAACCCCATGTTGCGCCTGAGGTAGGGAATACTCGACGGGCTGAGCCTGAAGGTGTTCAGGCCCTGGATGATGATCTGGCCTTCATCGGCGTGCTCGGCGCAGAAGAGGATCTTGAGGAGCGTTGTCTTGCCCGCGCCGCTGGGCCCGGTGACGAAGACGAATTCCCCCTTCTCCACCGAAAAGGTGACCTCGCGGAGGGCGGGAACGCCTTCATAGGATTTTGTCACGCGGTAAAGCTGGATCATGGAAAATCAAATCCGGAACACGAATCGCTCGATCCTGAACGGTCTTCCCCTTTGTGTCTTGACGATTCGAATAAAATGTCTCGAATTTCGAGCCGTGGATTATTTATGACTTCGTGCTCCGCTTCTTTGCGAGCACGCTTTTTACCGCCGTTGCGATGTCAGCCGCCGAAAGGCCGAAGTGCTTCATGAGCCCCTCGCCCTCGCCCGAGGTGCCGAAGGTGTCCTTCACGCCGACGCGCACGAGAGGCGCGGGGAAGGATTCCGCCAGGACCTCGGCCACAGCTCCGCCCAGCCCGCCGATGATCGAGTGCTCCTCCGCGGTGACGATCGCTCCGCACCGCTTCGCCGCGCTGACCACGGCCTCAGCGTCAAGCGGCTTGATCGTGGACATGTTGATGACGCCAGCATCTACCCCCTCGGCTTTGAGCAGGTCGCGTGCCTTCATCGCCTCGGCCACCATGATGCCCGTCGCGATGATCGCCGCGTCCCTGCCCTCGCTGATGATATGCGCTTTGCCTATCTGAAATTTGTAATCTTCTCCGCACACGGTCGGCACTTTGTTCCGACCCGTCCGCACGTAGCAGGGACCCTTGTATTCCGCGACCGCCTCGATGGCCTGCAGCGTCTCGGGTCCGTCGGCCGGCACGATCACGGTCATATGAGGGATCACACGCATGACCGCGATGTCCTCGATGGCCTGGTGGGAACCGCCGTCCTCGCCGACGGTCACCCCGGCATGGCTTGCCACGATCTTGACGTTCAGGTTGGGATAACAGATCGACTGCCGCACCTGCTCCCAGGCCCGGCCGGTCGCGAATACGGCAAAGGTGCTCACAAAGGGGAGCTTCCCGCCGAGCGCCAGGCCCGCCGCGGTGCCCATCATGTCCTGCTCCGCGATGCCGATGTTGAAAAAACGGTCCGGAAAGACCTTGGCGAACTTCGCCGTCTTGGTTGAGCCGGACAGGTCGGCATCGAGCACCACCACATCATTTCTTTTTTTCCCGAGGCTGACCAGCGCATCCCCGTAGGCATCTCTCGTCGCTACCTTGCTCACGATTACCCCCCTGCGAACCGATAAAATATGACCAGGAGACGCGGTGACAGCGAGACATGAGCTCGGATATTTTCTCCTCATCGCCCCTGTCTCCAGCTCTCCGCGTCAGCCTTTTACTTGCACACTGCCTGCTCCAGCTCCTTCATCGCGATCTCGAGCTCTTCCTTCGACGGGGTGGTGCCGTGGAACTCCACCTTGCCTTCGAACACCCGCGAACCCTTGCCCTTGACCGTGCGGCAGACGATCATCGTCGGCCTGCCTTTCACTGTCTCGGCTGTGTCGAGGGCCCCGACGATCTTCGCCATGTCATGGCCATCGATGTCGATCACTTCCCACCCGAATGCGCGCCACTTGTCGGCGATCGGCTCCACACCCATCACCTTTTCCACGGGTCCATCGATCTGCAGCCCGTTGTTGTCCACCAGGGCGCAGAGGTTGTCGAGCTTGTAATGGGCCGCGGTCATGGCAGCCTCCCAGACCTGTCCTTCCTGGAGTTCGCCGTCTCCCAGGAGCGCGTAGACGCGGTTGCTGGTCTTGTCCAGCTTATGGGAAAGGGCGAGGCCGTTGGCCACAGACAGACCTTGTCCCAGTGAACCCGTCGATATCTCGACCCCCGGAAGGTATTTGCTATCGGGGTGCCCCTGGAGGCGGGAGCCGATCCTGCGAAGGGTGCAGAGCTCGGCCGTCTCAATGAACCCGGCATGGGCGAGCGC
Proteins encoded in this region:
- the ftsE gene encoding cell division ATP-binding protein FtsE, which codes for MIQLYRVTKSYEGVPALREVTFSVEKGEFVFVTGPSGAGKTTLLKILFCAEHADEGQIIIQGLNTFRLSPSSIPYLRRNMGFVFQDYKLLSHKTVFENIALALKVVGAPYGEIERRAYQVLKKVGMDSKMRLTPPKLSGGEQQRVAVARALVNEPLVLLADEPTGNLDPQSGQDVFRLFRDINMKGTTVVVATHDWETVRKMQRRIITMERGKVTDDGRQAGKKAQNMEHKA
- a CDS encoding transketolase family protein produces the protein MVSKVATRDAYGDALVSLGKKRNDVVVLDADLSGSTKTAKFAKVFPDRFFNIGIAEQDMMGTAAGLALGGKLPFVSTFAVFATGRAWEQVRQSICYPNLNVKIVASHAGVTVGEDGGSHQAIEDIAVMRVIPHMTVIVPADGPETLQAIEAVAEYKGPCYVRTGRNKVPTVCGEDYKFQIGKAHIISEGRDAAIIATGIMVAEAMKARDLLKAEGVDAGVINMSTIKPLDAEAVVSAAKRCGAIVTAEEHSIIGGLGGAVAEVLAESFPAPLVRVGVKDTFGTSGEGEGLMKHFGLSAADIATAVKSVLAKKRSTKS
- a CDS encoding transketolase; the encoded protein is MAVTEQQLTTLKDKARRIRIDILKMLTDCGSGHTGGSLSAADIATALYFYKMKYDPKNPGWNGRDHFILSKGHAAPLLYTALAHAGFIETAELCTLRRIGSRLQGHPDSKYLPGVEISTGSLGQGLSVANGLALSHKLDKTSNRVYALLGDGELQEGQVWEAAMTAAHYKLDNLCALVDNNGLQIDGPVEKVMGVEPIADKWRAFGWEVIDIDGHDMAKIVGALDTAETVKGRPTMIVCRTVKGKGSRVFEGKVEFHGTTPSKEELEIAMKELEQAVCK